One Pseudomonas tolaasii NCPPB 2192 genomic window carries:
- a CDS encoding NEL-type E3 ubiquitin ligase domain-containing protein has protein sequence MVQKRELHEVAHPVTQAELNAGLLEMTGDLGKARVLQSTLPHWLLEARPNTLRAIEQTHRDSQQTRERAQQLLGRLQSLDTFCIEQLQAFLIAKGVTGVDVQRDLLELPKRSLSGVGPDLGGALQTTVTVETLSLVQAAMRNFSEDQAEPDGMSAAVVLRSAATGQAIVGMTVAEFVGYCRELDLGGAYQAHVRSVFNVLDPGAVTRGYSQAALDLGGSKSADLQIDLHIAFAKGYVSESIYTGLLRVIKADLPADESHQMMPANLPWTWQGLNIDGACLWGVMLFSAEPPGQLPAKGFVVYMPNEPLRPWYEYACLEDFTLYLSLMLRAQSYRTAFGAYLDESERLGFFQRFDEDRELGPLRVIPVQARLSDFQVQACIGKIQLDAQVLAVPKAQVDAEAWQQRLQTYLDIGLNLLNVAGFVVPVLGQLMLGVAVGQLLGEVFEGVEDWAHGDKDEALRHLFSVAENIAGMMLFAAGGKVVGTLKRELIPSSQFFEKVEPVTLQNQSPRLWRPRLAPYSQPPKTFQPGWRADSRGIYQVNGNAYANIDGALYAIRFDPLIGKWRALHPTRPAAWRPPLEHNGQGGWQHTFERPQNWRSPLYNLGRIDPTLIAMRSDHLSSLATITELELEDVQHLALEHQPLPERVQNAVARLRLHHKMGELTYALEQGVQPDASLARAQMLALPLMPGWPEGRFFEVLDEHENLLESLSHHEPFDYEDMSIHITEQQLKDGQVLDVLLQALSADERTHLLGEAVELEQAPARLRKRLLETVNTQHAAVHRRLYQDYEGVATGELVPLVARYPQLPRRVAWELATHARTIDRKILRETGRVPLRLARQTRNVLDKLHEDQALMGLYWPQLANEGTRRIALGTLERLQGWPRDVSFQIREERLSGRLLEQVGPADAAVRRTIIQSAEGFQAFDEKGNDLDARVTGPDGVYQAIVDGLSRSQRATLRLDGPHSGSRLRSQLRFKSQDERYRVKGYLWPERGMPEAAPPSCVLAQTSTLPAPPPALVHKVKKLYPRLSEVEIARLIEGAGHDHLSRATKVEALERDFSSLHRALKTWSNQKASGSAEAIAPWDHRLSRLHAMKLIEQCWRGMLVTRDERGLRVPALELDGMLLGGLPTLPPQIHFDHVQHLSLRNMQLGDDVAYFLKHFKGLHTLDLTKNIIARLPEVLGQMPQLARLRMADNRLQLDEYSLRKLAELRKLRSLNLSGNPLLDVPNVGKMLDLRELLLRDCKLSGFPDECRRLPWLEHVDLRQNEITTLPDWLFSMPRRFTKAFNLRLNPLSFTSQVALKNYRSSAGTGMGFLEDDIARLNEQKARELWLFDERVRDYAEKEQVWKGLMDEPGSDGLFKLLAELGGTADARFVREDLDRRVWRVLMSCADDEDLRDEVFQRAATPLRCDDAAASSFSALEVLTEISEATRLIEGRVITAKPLLKLARGLFRLDQLETIARHHSDGNPAVDPLEVSLAYRTGLADRFHLPGQPLHMRFAHLGGVTPSALDSAEVQVKAAELSPSLLDYLVELPFWTDYLKRTFDSRFERLNEPFSQRVNAVFDQRLTLSDVDYRDRMNVILREQEQAQAAEIRSLSEDALRIDDVGICPLR, from the coding sequence ATGGTGCAAAAACGCGAATTACATGAGGTCGCACACCCTGTGACCCAGGCCGAGCTGAACGCCGGGCTGCTGGAAATGACCGGTGATCTGGGCAAGGCCCGAGTACTGCAGTCGACCCTCCCACACTGGTTGCTTGAGGCCAGGCCGAATACCCTCAGAGCGATTGAGCAAACCCACCGGGACAGCCAGCAGACCCGTGAGCGCGCGCAGCAACTGCTGGGGCGCCTGCAGTCGCTCGATACCTTTTGCATTGAGCAACTGCAGGCTTTTTTAATCGCCAAAGGCGTGACCGGCGTGGATGTGCAGCGCGACCTGCTGGAACTGCCCAAACGAAGCTTGTCGGGTGTCGGCCCGGACCTGGGTGGCGCCCTGCAAACGACGGTCACCGTCGAGACCCTGAGCCTGGTGCAGGCGGCGATGCGCAACTTCTCTGAGGACCAGGCTGAACCGGACGGCATGTCCGCTGCGGTTGTTTTGCGCAGCGCAGCCACCGGGCAGGCCATCGTCGGCATGACAGTGGCGGAGTTTGTCGGATATTGCCGTGAGCTGGATCTTGGTGGCGCCTACCAGGCCCACGTGCGCAGTGTGTTCAACGTGCTCGACCCAGGCGCGGTCACGCGGGGTTATAGCCAGGCTGCCCTGGACCTTGGCGGGTCCAAAAGCGCCGACCTGCAAATCGACCTGCACATCGCCTTCGCCAAGGGATACGTCAGTGAATCGATCTATACCGGGTTGCTCAGGGTGATCAAGGCCGACCTGCCGGCGGATGAATCACACCAGATGATGCCGGCCAACCTACCGTGGACGTGGCAAGGTCTGAACATCGACGGCGCATGCCTGTGGGGCGTCATGCTGTTCAGCGCAGAGCCGCCCGGGCAGCTGCCGGCCAAGGGCTTCGTGGTCTACATGCCCAACGAACCGCTGCGCCCGTGGTACGAATACGCGTGCCTGGAAGACTTCACCCTTTATCTATCCCTGATGTTGCGGGCGCAGTCTTACCGCACAGCGTTCGGGGCTTATCTGGATGAGTCTGAGCGCCTGGGGTTTTTCCAGCGTTTTGACGAGGATCGCGAGCTTGGCCCGCTGCGGGTGATTCCAGTGCAGGCACGCTTGTCGGATTTCCAGGTTCAGGCCTGCATCGGCAAGATCCAGCTCGACGCCCAGGTATTGGCGGTGCCCAAGGCTCAAGTGGATGCCGAGGCCTGGCAGCAGCGCCTGCAAACCTACCTGGATATCGGGTTGAACCTGCTCAACGTCGCCGGGTTTGTGGTACCGGTGCTGGGCCAGCTGATGCTGGGCGTGGCCGTCGGCCAACTGCTCGGCGAGGTGTTTGAAGGCGTCGAGGACTGGGCCCATGGCGACAAGGATGAAGCCCTCAGGCACCTGTTCAGCGTGGCGGAAAACATTGCGGGCATGATGTTGTTCGCGGCCGGTGGAAAGGTTGTCGGCACACTCAAGCGTGAGCTCATCCCTTCATCGCAGTTCTTTGAGAAAGTCGAACCCGTTACGTTGCAGAATCAAAGCCCGCGGCTGTGGCGCCCGCGGCTGGCGCCTTACAGCCAACCGCCGAAGACCTTTCAGCCGGGGTGGCGAGCCGATTCGAGGGGGATTTATCAGGTCAACGGGAATGCCTACGCCAACATCGATGGTGCGCTGTATGCCATCCGCTTCGATCCGCTCATCGGCAAGTGGCGAGCCCTGCATCCCACGCGGCCGGCGGCCTGGCGTCCGCCGCTGGAGCATAACGGGCAGGGCGGCTGGCAACACACCTTCGAGCGCCCTCAAAACTGGCGTTCTCCTCTTTATAACCTTGGGCGGATCGACCCGACGCTGATTGCGATGCGCTCGGACCATTTGAGCAGCCTCGCGACGATCACCGAGCTGGAGCTGGAAGACGTGCAGCACCTGGCTCTTGAACACCAACCGCTGCCCGAGCGCGTGCAGAACGCCGTGGCACGCTTGCGCCTGCACCACAAGATGGGCGAACTCACTTACGCCCTGGAGCAGGGTGTGCAGCCTGATGCTTCCCTGGCGCGCGCGCAAATGCTCGCGTTGCCATTAATGCCGGGATGGCCCGAGGGGCGCTTTTTCGAGGTGCTCGACGAGCACGAAAACCTGTTGGAAAGCCTGTCGCACCATGAGCCCTTCGACTATGAAGACATGAGCATTCATATCACCGAGCAACAGCTCAAGGATGGCCAGGTGCTGGACGTGCTGCTGCAAGCGCTCAGCGCTGATGAGCGCACGCATTTGCTGGGGGAAGCCGTTGAGCTGGAACAGGCTCCCGCGCGCCTTCGCAAGCGACTGCTGGAGACGGTCAACACACAGCATGCAGCGGTGCACCGTCGGCTTTACCAGGATTATGAAGGCGTTGCCACGGGCGAATTGGTGCCCTTGGTCGCTCGATACCCACAGTTACCGCGGCGGGTGGCCTGGGAGCTAGCCACCCATGCGCGCACGATCGACCGCAAGATTCTGCGCGAAACGGGTCGCGTCCCCCTTCGCCTGGCCCGGCAGACGCGAAATGTCCTGGACAAATTGCACGAAGACCAGGCGCTGATGGGGCTGTATTGGCCGCAATTGGCCAACGAAGGGACGCGACGCATCGCGCTGGGCACGCTTGAGCGCTTGCAGGGCTGGCCCCGGGATGTGTCGTTCCAGATTCGAGAAGAGCGCTTGAGCGGGCGCCTGCTTGAGCAGGTCGGGCCGGCCGATGCCGCAGTTCGCCGCACAATCATCCAGTCTGCCGAAGGTTTCCAGGCCTTTGATGAAAAAGGGAATGATCTGGACGCACGGGTGACAGGACCGGACGGGGTGTACCAGGCGATCGTGGACGGCCTGTCGCGTTCACAGCGTGCCACGCTGCGCCTGGATGGGCCCCACTCTGGCAGCCGCTTGCGCAGCCAACTGCGCTTCAAATCCCAGGACGAACGCTACCGGGTGAAAGGCTACCTGTGGCCTGAACGCGGCATGCCTGAAGCGGCGCCGCCCAGCTGTGTTCTGGCACAGACCAGCACACTGCCCGCGCCCCCGCCGGCGCTGGTGCACAAAGTCAAAAAACTGTACCCGCGCTTGAGCGAGGTGGAGATCGCACGATTGATCGAGGGCGCTGGTCACGATCACTTGTCCCGTGCCACAAAGGTGGAGGCGCTTGAACGGGATTTTTCTTCGCTCCACCGTGCGCTGAAAACCTGGAGCAATCAGAAGGCGTCAGGCAGTGCCGAGGCCATTGCGCCCTGGGACCACCGACTTAGCCGACTCCACGCCATGAAACTGATCGAGCAATGCTGGCGAGGCATGCTCGTGACGCGCGATGAGCGCGGCCTGCGTGTGCCGGCGCTGGAACTTGATGGCATGCTGCTGGGCGGCTTGCCCACGTTGCCGCCGCAGATTCACTTCGATCATGTTCAGCACCTGTCGCTGCGCAATATGCAACTGGGTGATGACGTCGCGTACTTTCTCAAGCACTTCAAGGGTTTGCATACACTGGACCTGACCAAAAACATCATTGCCCGGCTGCCCGAGGTGCTCGGGCAGATGCCGCAGCTGGCACGTCTGCGCATGGCTGATAACCGGTTGCAGCTGGATGAATACAGCCTTCGCAAACTGGCGGAGCTGCGAAAGCTGCGTTCGCTCAACCTGAGTGGTAACCCGCTGCTGGACGTACCCAACGTGGGAAAAATGCTCGACCTGCGTGAGCTGCTGCTGCGTGACTGCAAACTGAGCGGCTTTCCTGACGAGTGCCGGCGGTTGCCGTGGCTCGAGCATGTGGACTTGCGCCAGAACGAAATCACGACGTTGCCGGACTGGCTGTTCAGCATGCCGCGGCGTTTCACCAAGGCATTCAACCTGCGGCTCAACCCGTTATCGTTTACCAGCCAGGTGGCGCTCAAAAATTATCGTAGCAGCGCCGGTACGGGCATGGGCTTTCTTGAAGATGACATCGCGCGCTTGAACGAACAGAAGGCCCGGGAGCTGTGGCTGTTTGATGAGCGGGTACGTGATTACGCGGAAAAAGAACAGGTGTGGAAGGGGCTGATGGATGAACCGGGCTCCGACGGTTTGTTCAAATTGCTCGCGGAATTGGGCGGTACCGCCGATGCGCGCTTCGTACGGGAAGACCTCGATCGGCGCGTGTGGCGCGTGTTAATGAGCTGCGCCGACGACGAAGACCTGCGCGATGAGGTGTTTCAGCGGGCCGCCACACCGTTGCGGTGCGACGATGCGGCGGCCAGCAGTTTCAGTGCCCTGGAAGTCCTGACGGAAATCAGTGAGGCCACACGCCTGATTGAAGGCCGGGTGATCACCGCCAAACCCTTGTTGAAACTGGCCAGAGGTTTGTTTCGTCTCGACCAGCTGGAAACTATCGCGCGGCACCACAGTGACGGCAACCCGGCGGTGGACCCGCTGGAGGTCAGCCTGGCGTACCGCACCGGGCTGGCCGACCGTTTCCACTTGCCGGGCCAGCCCTTGCACATGCGGTTCGCGCATCTGGGCGGGGTGACGCCCAGTGCGTTGGACAGTGCCGAAGTGCAGGTGAAGGCGGCTGAGCTGTCGCCGAGCCTGCTGGATTACCTGGTTGAGTTGCCGTTCTGGACCGATTATTTGAAGCGGACCTTCGACAGCCGTTTCGAGCGGTTGAATGAGCCTTTCAGCCAGCGCGTCAACGCTGTGTTCGATCAAAGACTGACGCTGAGCGACGTCGATTATCGCGACCGGATGAACGTGATCCTCAGGGAGCAGGAGCAGGCCCAGGCCGCCGAGATCCGCAGCCTGAGCGAAGATGCCTTGCGCATCGATGACGTGGGTATCTGCCCATTGCGCTGA
- the mnmC gene encoding bifunctional tRNA (5-methylaminomethyl-2-thiouridine)(34)-methyltransferase MnmD/FAD-dependent 5-carboxymethylaminomethyl-2-thiouridine(34) oxidoreductase MnmC translates to MSPITHAQLDWDEQGRPHSRVFDDVYFSDKSGLEETRYVFLEQNRLQERFAALPANGRLVIGETGFGTGLNFLCAWQLFEQHAVAGARLHFVSVEKYPLTNTDLQRALALWPELAPFAEQLLAQYIAIHQGFQRLVLDNGRVTLTLLIGDALEQLPQLDAQIDAWFLDGFAPAKNPGMWTAELFAELARLAAPGSTISTFTSTGWVRRLINAAGFKMKRTPGIGHKWEILRGEFLGWPEEASALPAAKPWFARPPAIAGERHAIVIGGGLAGCASAASLAARGWRVSLLERHDALAQEASGNPQGVLYLKLSAHGTALSQLIVAGFGYTRRLLEHLHRGVDWDGCGVLQLAFDAKEGQRQAQLAEAFAPQLLHQLDREQAQAKAGVALAHGGLFFPEGGWVHPPALCAWQAGQPGISLLPHHDVLDLRKADGGWQAWDGDRLLASAPVVVLAGAADVQRFADLPLKRIRGQITRLPQTAESAALATVVCAEGYVAPPRLGEHTLGASFDFKSDDLTPTAADHAGNLALLQDISTDLAQRLHAEALDPATLPGRAAFRCTSPDYLPIVGPLADREAFDQTYAVLRKDARQVPDTPCPWLDGLYVNSGHGSRGLITAPLCGELLAAWINDEPLPLAASVAEACHPNRFALRALIRGKTA, encoded by the coding sequence ATGAGCCCCATCACCCACGCCCAGCTCGACTGGGACGAACAAGGCCGCCCGCACTCGCGGGTCTTCGACGACGTGTACTTCTCCGACAAGTCAGGCCTTGAAGAAACCCGTTATGTATTCCTTGAACAAAACCGTTTGCAGGAGCGCTTCGCCGCCCTGCCGGCGAATGGGCGACTGGTGATTGGTGAGACCGGCTTTGGCACCGGCTTGAACTTCCTGTGCGCCTGGCAGTTGTTCGAACAACACGCCGTGGCCGGTGCGCGCCTGCATTTTGTCAGTGTGGAAAAATACCCGCTGACCAACACCGACCTGCAACGTGCCCTCGCCCTCTGGCCTGAGCTTGCGCCGTTTGCCGAGCAACTGTTGGCCCAGTACATCGCCATCCACCAGGGCTTCCAGCGCCTGGTGCTGGACAACGGCCGCGTAACCCTGACGCTGTTGATCGGCGATGCCCTCGAGCAATTGCCGCAACTGGACGCGCAGATCGACGCCTGGTTTCTCGACGGTTTCGCCCCGGCAAAAAACCCGGGTATGTGGACCGCCGAGCTGTTTGCCGAACTGGCGCGCCTGGCCGCGCCCGGCTCGACCATCAGCACCTTTACCAGCACCGGCTGGGTGCGCCGCCTGATCAACGCGGCGGGCTTCAAGATGAAGCGCACGCCGGGCATCGGCCACAAGTGGGAAATCCTGCGGGGTGAGTTTCTCGGTTGGCCCGAAGAAGCGTCGGCGCTGCCAGCAGCCAAGCCGTGGTTCGCCCGGCCGCCGGCGATTGCAGGCGAGCGCCACGCGATAGTCATCGGCGGCGGCCTCGCAGGTTGCGCCAGTGCCGCCAGCCTCGCGGCACGCGGCTGGCGGGTCAGCCTGCTGGAACGTCATGACGCACTCGCCCAGGAAGCCTCAGGCAACCCCCAGGGCGTGCTGTACCTGAAACTGTCGGCTCACGGCACGGCGTTGTCGCAACTGATCGTCGCCGGTTTCGGCTACACCCGCCGGCTGCTGGAACACCTGCATCGCGGGGTGGACTGGGACGGTTGCGGCGTCTTGCAGCTGGCGTTCGATGCCAAGGAAGGTCAGCGCCAGGCGCAACTCGCCGAGGCCTTTGCGCCGCAATTGCTGCACCAGTTGGACCGCGAACAGGCCCAGGCCAAAGCCGGTGTCGCCCTGGCACACGGCGGGCTGTTTTTCCCCGAAGGCGGTTGGGTGCACCCACCCGCCCTGTGCGCATGGCAAGCCGGCCAACCCGGTATCAGCCTGCTGCCCCACCATGACGTGCTCGACCTGCGCAAGGCCGACGGCGGCTGGCAAGCCTGGGACGGCGACCGCCTGTTGGCCAGTGCCCCCGTAGTGGTCCTGGCGGGTGCCGCCGACGTCCAGCGGTTCGCCGACCTGCCCCTCAAGCGCATTCGCGGGCAGATCACCCGCCTGCCGCAAACGGCCGAGAGCGCTGCGCTTGCAACCGTGGTGTGCGCCGAAGGCTATGTGGCGCCGCCGCGTTTGGGCGAGCACACGCTGGGAGCCAGCTTCGATTTCAAGAGCGATGACCTCACGCCCACGGCAGCCGATCACGCCGGCAACCTGGCGCTGCTGCAAGACATCTCCACTGACCTGGCCCAGCGCCTGCACGCCGAAGCGCTGGACCCGGCCACCTTGCCCGGGCGCGCGGCGTTTCGCTGCACCAGCCCGGATTATTTACCCATCGTCGGCCCGCTGGCGGACCGCGAGGCCTTTGACCAAACCTATGCCGTGCTGCGCAAAGATGCCCGCCAGGTGCCGGATACGCCTTGCCCCTGGCTCGACGGTTTGTATGTCAACAGCGGCCACGGTTCACGCGGCCTGATCACCGCGCCCCTGTGCGGCGAGTTATTGGCGGCCTGGATCAATGACGAACCGTTGCCACTGGCGGCCAGCGTCGCCGAGGCCTGCCATCCGAACCGCTTTGCCCTGCGGGCGCTGATTCGTGGAAAAACCGCTTGA